A single Desulfatibacillum aliphaticivorans DSM 15576 DNA region contains:
- a CDS encoding ATP-binding protein produces the protein MDLNEKYMPVVETIQKAGGTPPPTTPTLVELIKEVIKEDEIDFILAFNEQKSQTMEQLKASTGLSEDEINAKVEVLAKRGVIFNQPNSKGMMVFRLLPLFNVGIFEYMFMKKLEITPETQRIAALFTKMFDEHRGLVKEHYEDVVKMVKNIPPIDRTVPYTTNQDSGQSISIEINQSLGEMEEVHMPFQDVKDIVAKFDDIAVGHCFCRHHKDVVGDPCKQTDSRENCFTFGKSARYTSAQGFSRMVTKEEALAILTKAEDDGLIHKAYHPGFNSSRDETSICSCCSCCCGNAHGMTIAGTANEAWFMAVVDTGKCVSCGTCAEKCGTQAMTQGEDGSPSLNKDLCIGCGVCAHFCPENAISLVQNRRIVYTTPPRPE, from the coding sequence ATGGATCTTAACGAAAAATACATGCCGGTAGTGGAAACCATCCAAAAGGCCGGAGGAACGCCTCCTCCCACCACCCCCACCCTGGTGGAACTGATCAAAGAAGTGATCAAGGAAGATGAAATCGATTTTATTCTGGCCTTTAATGAACAAAAATCCCAGACCATGGAGCAGCTCAAGGCAAGCACCGGCCTGAGCGAGGACGAAATCAACGCCAAGGTGGAAGTCCTGGCCAAACGGGGCGTGATCTTTAACCAGCCCAACAGCAAGGGCATGATGGTCTTCAGGCTTTTGCCCCTGTTCAACGTGGGCATCTTCGAGTACATGTTCATGAAAAAGCTGGAGATCACGCCGGAAACCCAGCGCATCGCCGCTTTGTTCACCAAAATGTTCGACGAACATCGCGGGCTGGTGAAAGAGCATTACGAAGACGTGGTGAAGATGGTCAAGAACATCCCGCCCATCGACCGCACCGTGCCTTACACCACCAACCAGGACAGCGGCCAGAGCATTTCCATTGAAATCAACCAGAGCCTGGGCGAAATGGAAGAAGTCCACATGCCCTTCCAGGACGTGAAGGACATTGTCGCAAAATTCGACGACATCGCCGTGGGCCACTGTTTCTGCCGCCATCACAAGGACGTTGTCGGGGATCCCTGCAAGCAGACCGACTCCCGGGAAAACTGCTTCACCTTCGGCAAATCCGCCCGCTACACCTCGGCCCAGGGATTCTCCCGCATGGTGACCAAGGAGGAAGCCCTGGCCATTTTGACCAAGGCCGAAGACGACGGTCTGATTCACAAGGCCTATCATCCGGGCTTTAATTCCTCCCGCGACGAAACCAGCATATGCTCCTGCTGTTCCTGCTGCTGCGGCAACGCCCACGGCATGACCATTGCGGGGACGGCCAACGAGGCCTGGTTCATGGCCGTGGTGGATACGGGAAAATGCGTGTCCTGCGGAACCTGTGCGGAGAAATGCGGAACCCAGGCCATGACGCAAGGCGAAGACGGTTCTCCGTCCCTGAACAAGGATCTTTGCATCGGGTGCGGCGTGTGCGCCCATTTTTGCCCGGAAAACGCCATCAGCCTGGTGCAGAACCGGCGGATCGTGTACACCACGCCTCCGCGTCCGGAATAA
- a CDS encoding transferase, whose amino-acid sequence MTKIEELMELIISRANINLREFSHDVGPYVRGMIPIENLWKFYAFYGMTLHHPVSFSFQRSALAGSYFLGNCDVDRSLIYKTDVRGDELKQEGDEIMVGDIKVVLQKDEKIYIKDSFLIKNLVHNFSHDPENLAEFAIRNTVSMHYANIHGASMRGCFLGPYATVDLTSCHDCVVGEYAYVQVGELRHERVDAGEVWIKSGDDFDFVYQFPTEVLPKYISFEKGEQPGGLLIDFVEDRQEDFEEIFGRYSCDADRQANQTAAVSRYAVIKGDVEISENVLIAQRAYIQDSKLGKGANAQENCYIIDSHLKGNNVTAHGGKIIHATMGEDGFVGFNAFLRGSEECPLTVGSNCVIMPHTIMDLEEPLTVPPAHFVWGYIRNQKDFEENSMSMEDFINLEGELNRGNMHFHGSGRAFVSAFAHRIEHILEANGAYFEGGEQSGHAQMGRNQSYNTIEPYPEGEMRGMFPTIRITP is encoded by the coding sequence ATGACTAAAATCGAAGAACTGATGGAATTAATTATCTCAAGGGCGAACATCAACCTGCGAGAGTTTTCCCATGACGTGGGGCCTTATGTGCGCGGCATGATCCCCATTGAAAATCTTTGGAAGTTTTATGCATTTTACGGAATGACCCTGCATCATCCCGTATCCTTCAGCTTCCAGCGTTCAGCGTTGGCGGGCAGCTATTTTCTGGGCAATTGCGACGTTGACCGGTCCTTGATTTACAAAACGGACGTGCGCGGCGACGAACTTAAGCAGGAAGGCGACGAAATTATGGTGGGCGACATCAAGGTCGTCCTGCAAAAAGACGAAAAAATTTATATCAAGGACAGCTTTCTTATCAAAAATCTGGTGCATAACTTTTCCCACGATCCGGAAAACCTGGCGGAATTTGCAATCAGAAACACCGTCTCCATGCACTATGCAAACATCCACGGCGCATCCATGAGGGGGTGCTTTCTGGGACCCTACGCCACCGTGGACCTGACCAGTTGCCACGACTGCGTGGTGGGCGAATACGCCTACGTGCAGGTCGGCGAACTGCGGCACGAGCGCGTGGACGCCGGAGAGGTATGGATCAAATCCGGGGACGACTTTGATTTTGTCTACCAATTCCCCACGGAAGTCCTGCCCAAGTACATATCCTTTGAAAAAGGCGAACAGCCCGGCGGGCTGTTAATCGACTTTGTGGAGGACAGGCAGGAGGATTTTGAGGAAATTTTCGGCCGGTATTCGTGCGACGCCGACAGGCAGGCCAACCAGACGGCCGCGGTTTCCCGCTACGCCGTGATCAAGGGCGACGTGGAAATCAGCGAAAACGTTCTTATCGCCCAGCGGGCATACATCCAGGACTCCAAATTGGGCAAGGGCGCCAACGCCCAGGAAAACTGCTACATCATCGATTCCCACCTGAAGGGCAATAACGTCACGGCCCACGGCGGGAAAATCATCCACGCCACCATGGGCGAGGACGGATTCGTCGGGTTCAACGCCTTTCTGAGAGGCTCCGAGGAATGCCCCCTCACCGTGGGCAGCAATTGCGTGATCATGCCCCACACCATCATGGACCTGGAAGAGCCCCTGACCGTTCCCCCGGCCCATTTTGTCTGGGGATACATCCGCAACCAAAAGGATTTCGAAGAAAACAGCATGTCCATGGAGGACTTCATCAACCTGGAAGGGGAGCTGAACCGGGGCAATATGCATTTCCACGGCAGCGGAAGAGCCTTTGTGAGCGCCTTCGCCCATCGCATCGAGCACATCCTGGAGGCCAACGGCGCCTATTTTGAGGGCGGCGAGCAATCCGGCCACGCCCAGATGGGCCGCAACCAGTCCTACAACACCATCGAACCTTACCCGGAAGGAGAAATGCGGGGCATGTTCCCCACCATCCGGATTACGCCCTAA